Sequence from the Natronomonas marina genome:
ACGGGGGCGTCCTCGTCCGCGGGGGTGGCGGCCTCCTCGCGCTCGCCGGGGACGGACGAAAGCGGTGGCGACGGGCGATCAGTAGTGGGGTTCCGGTGTCGGTCGCGGCCGGCCGCGCCCTCCTCGCCAGGCGGGACCTCTTCGGAATCGCACCCGACGGAACCGTCGACTGGCGGCTGGAGTGGAACCGGCAAACAGAGGCGCTGGCGACGAACGACGGCCGTGCGGCCGTCGTCGGGCCCGCGGACGTCCGGACGGTCGACGCCGCAGACGGGACGCGGCTGTGGTCCTCGTCCGTGTCGGTGGAGACGGAAACCCCCGTGGTCGGACCGACGGCGCTGTACGACGCCTCGGGGTGTCGCGCCGTCGCGGTCGACGGGTCGGGGCGACGGTGGCGCCGCGAACTCGACGGGGACTGTCGGGCCGTCACCGGGTGGATCGACGGCGAGACCGTCGCGTTCCTCTTCGAGGGCGGCGAGGTCGTGTGGTTCCAGCGGGCCGACCAGGAGCGCGGCCTACTGTAGGTCGGCCTCCAGCGCGAGCGCGCCGCCGATGGCGACCAGCACGGCGCCGGCCGCCAGTCCGGCCGTCGGTCGGTCGGTCACCGCGAGCAGGCCGAAGGCCGCGAGACCGCCGCCCAGACAGCCGACGACCCCGACCGTCCGGGCGCGGCGGTCCAGCGTGCCGCCCCGCTGGCGGTGGTAATCGACCGCACCGAGGCCGACGACGACCGCCGACAGCGCGCCGAGCAGGAGGTTCCCGGCGGCGCCGTACGCCAGGAGACCGAGGGCGACGAGCAGGCCGACCGCGAGCGAGGCCGACGCCGACAGCGGGTTGACCGACTCGCCGAACCGGGCGTGATAGAGGGCGGGCGGGACGGCGACGACGCTGGCGACGAACGCCCCGAACAGCGGCCGCCCGGTGGCGACGCCGTACAGCAGTACCGGGGCGCCGCCGAGGAAGCCGACCGCGAGGACGACGTCGGGGCGGAACACCGCCGTCGGGTCCTCCGAGCGGGCGACGCCGAAGGCGACGAACGGGTACAGAAGGGCGACCCCGACCAGTGCCGTCCCGAGGTGGTCCGCCGAGAAGAGAAACCCGAACAGCGCGAACGCGAAGGCGAGGACGAGACCGACGATGGGGGCGGCTTCGGGAACCGGACGACTCATCGTGCCGTCTTCGGGCGGGACGGCCAAAGCGCTGGTGCTTTCGGCGTACCGACCCGCAAGCGTTTAATCGCCGCCGGCGCTATCGAACCGTATGCCGGACTGCCCACTCGCGGACGACTGCCCCAGTTTCTCCGAGCGGATCGAGGGGATGGGGTGCCAGCACTACGGCGACCGCGGCGGCGCCGAGTGGTGTTCCCACTACAACCAGCCCATCCGTGACCTCAAACAACAGCCCGTCAAGCTCGGCGAGGAGGTCGTCGTCGACGTCGAGGACATCCACGAGTCGGGCGCCGGCGTCGGCCGAACCGAGGACGGCTTCATCGTGATGGTCGACGGCGTGCTGCCCGAGGCCCGCGCGAGGGTCGAGATAACGGAGGTCCGCTCGAACCACGCCCGCGCCGAGGAACTGGAGCGACTCCCGATGGACGACGAGGACGCCGAGGGGGAGTCGGGAGCCGAAGACGGCGGGGAAGCGAAGAGCGAACGGGAGAAGGCACTCGACCGCGAGCGGCTGGGCAGCCGCGAGAACTTCTGGGGCAACTGACGTGAGCCTCCCCGACCCCGACGAGTTGCTCGAACGGGCGGGCTTCGACGAGGAGGGGGGCGTCCTCACGCGACGGCAGGCCGAGGTGCTGGCGTTCCGCGAGCGGGGCGTCTCGCAGGCCGACATCGCCGACCGGCTCGGTACCTCCCGGGCGAACGTCTCCAGCGTCGAGTCCAGCGCCCGCGAGAACGTCGCCAAGGCCCGCGAGACGGTCGCCTTCGCGGAGGCGCTGTCGGCCCCGGTCCAGGTAACCGTCGAGGCCGGGACCGACCTCTACGACGTGCCGAACATGGTGTACTCGGCCTGCGACGAGGCCGGCGTGAAGGTCAACCGGACCGCGCCCGAGGTGATGCGGCTGGTCGGCGACGCCGCCGGCGACGCCGTCCACGGCCGGGAGGTCCGGCGGGAAATCACCGTCAGCGTCACGAACGACGGGTCGGTCCGCGTCCGCGAGTGACGGGCGAGTGCGGACGCAGTTCAGGAGTCGTTACGCCCGACAGACATTTGTGAGGAGTTCACGTATCCCCACTCGATTCGATGACGACCAGCTTCGGAACCGGGCTTCGCTCCGGGACGGACGGTCGGACGGTGGGGGAGGGGGCGGCCGCGGATGCGATGGCGGCGGCCGGCGTCGACGGGCAGCCGGGTCTCGCCGTCGTGTTCTGTTCGAGCCGCTACGACTACGAGGCGGTTCTCGACGGCGTCCGGGGCGCCACGGAGGGAGCACCGCTCCTGGGCTGTTCGTCCGCCGGGGAGTTCACCGAGGCGGGCGTCGAGTCGGGCAGCGTCGGCGTGGCCGTCCTCGACGGGGACACCCACCGGGCGTTCACCGGGCTGGGTCGCGGGCTGCGGGCCGACGAGACGGCGGCGATGGAGGCCGCCGCCCGGGAGGTGCCGCCGCGGGTCGAGGGCTACCCGCACCGCTCGGCGGTCATCCTCCACGACGGGCTCTCGGGCAACGGCGAGGAGCTATCGCTGGCCGTGCCGGACGTGCTGGGGCCGGACACCAGCCTCGCGGGCGGGTCGGCCGGCGACGACCTCGAGATGGAGGCGACCCACGTCTTCCGTAACGAAACCGTCGCCGAGGACGCCGTCGCGCTCGGCGCCGTCGCCTCGAAGCGCCCTGTGCAGGTCGGCGTCGCCCACGGCCACGAGACCATCTCGCCGCCGCTGGAGGTCACGGCCGCCGACGGGAACGTCGTCCACGAACTCGACGGCGAACCGGCCTACGAGGTCTGGAAGGACCACGTCCGCGAGGAGGTGGCCGCCGACGGCCACGACCTCGACGCCCTGGAACCGGGCGAGGAGGCGCTGTCGGCCGCGCTGACGAACTACGCGTTCGGGCTGGAGACGGGCAACGGCCTGAAGGTCCGCTGGCCGGGGCCGACGAAGACGACCGACGGCCCGATGGAGTTCACCTGTTCGATACCCGAAGGGACCGTGATGCGGGTCACCGCCGGTACCAACGAGGCACAGAAGGCCTCCGCCCGGCGGGCCGCGAGGGCGGCGATGGCGGGCACGGACGGGGACGTCGCCGGCGCGCTCGTCTTCGACTGCATCTGTCGGTCGACGGCGCTCGGCGACGGGTTCGACGAGGCCGTCGCCGGGATGTACGACGAACTCGGGGTCCCGATGCTCGGCTTCGAGACCTACGGCGAGTTGGCCATGGAGCGAGGCCAGCTCAGCGGCTACCACAACACCACGTCGGTCGTGATGGTGTTTCCGGAGTGAGGGGAATGAGCCAGGAACGGATCGGCGCTGGCGACGGGACCGTCGCCTTGGAGGAGCTAATCGAGGCGTTCAGCGCGACGGTCGGCTACGAGCGCGCGGAGTCGGTCGTCACGGAGAGTGCCGACGCCGCCGGCGTCGACGACGACCGGGAGTGTGCGCCGGGGGAGGCGGAGGCCATCTGCGCCCACGCCGAGGCGGCCTACGACGACCCTATCGGCGCCGTCGCGCGGACCCTGCGGAACCGGATCCGGCTCCGTCACCTCGGCGGCGAGGAGGCCGACGACGTCAGGACGCTGTTCTCCCGGACGACCGACGCCGTCGTCGAGGTGGAGTTCCGGGACGACGATCCGGTTGTTCGGCGAACCAACCCGGCCTTCGACGACCTCTTCGAGGTGGGTCCGGAAGCAGTCGGGCGGTCGGTCACCGGTCTCGGGGTGCCGCCCGCGAGCGACGACCGGTGGGCGGCGCTGGTCGACCGGCTCCGGGACGGCGACGACATCGACCTCGAGTTGACCGAGGGCGACCGCGACTTCCGGCTCCGCGGGGTCGGCCTGCTCCGGGACGGCGCCGTCGACCGCGCGTACCTCGCCTACACCGACATCAGCGAGCGGAAGGCCCGCGAGCGGGAGCTCCGCCGGCAGAACGAGCACCTCGAGGCGTTCGCGTCGGTCGTCAGCCACGACCTCCGGAACCCGCTGACGGTCGCCAGGGGCCACCTCGAACTCGCCCGCGAGGAGGCCGACGTGCCGTACGCCGAGGACATCGCCGCCGCCCACGACCGCATCGAGCGAATCATCGAGGAGATGCTCGCGCTGGCTCGCCACGGCCAGACGATAGCGGAGCCGACGCCGGTCGCCGTCCACGACACCGCCCGCGAGGCGTGGGCGAACGTGGCCACCGGCGAGGCCGACCTCGAACCCGCGGGCGTCGACCGGGCGGTCTACTCCGACCGCGAGCGACTGTTGCACGTCTTCGAGAACCTGTTCCGGAACAGCGTCGAACACGCGGCCGGCGAGGAAACCCGGTCCGACGCCGACGCCGGGGACGACGGGGGACGGTCGGATCGCGGCGAGGGCCTCACGGTCCGCGTCGGGGTCGAGGACGGCGTCCTCTACGTCGCCGACGACGGCCCCGGAATCCCGCCCGACCGCCGCGACGAGGTGTTCGAGGCCGGCACCACCGACGCCGAGGACGGGACCGGGCTGGGGCTGTTCATCGTCAAGCAGATCGCCGAGGCCCACGGCTGGTCCGTCGAGTTGACCGACAGCGCCGAGGGGGGCGCGCGCTTCGAGTTCGAGGGCGTCGAGGTCGTGGAGTGACGACCACTTAAGTCGACGGCCGCCGACCCGCCGGTATGGACCTCGGAATCGAGGGGAACGCGGCACTGGTGACGGCGGGTACCGCGGGGCTCGGCCTGGCGAGCGCGGAGGCGCTCGCCCGGGAGGGCTGTGATGTCGCGGTGTGTGGCCGCGACGCCGACCGTCTGGCGCGGGCCGAAGACCGCCTGGCGGCGACCGGCGACGGCGACGTGCTCGCGGTGAGCGCCGACATCACCGAACACGACGAAATCGAGGGGTTCGTCGGGAAGACCATCCAGACGTTCGGCCGACTGGACCACGTCGTCACGAGCGCGGGCGGCCCGCCGTCGGGGTCGTTCCTCGACACCGACGACGAGGACTGGTATCACGCCTACGACCTGCTGGTGATGAGCGTCGTCCGGACGGTCCGGGCGGCCCACCCGACCATCACCGAGGACGGCGGCGGCACCATCGTCTGCATCACCAGCCGGTCGGTCCAGGAGGTCATCGACGAGCTGGTGCTGTCGAACGCCGTCCGGCGGGGCGTCATCGGCCTGATGAAGACGCTCTCCCACGAGTTCGCCCCGGCGGTGCGGACGAACGCGGTGCTGCCGGGCGCCCACGAGACGGGCCGCATCGAGGAACTCGTCGAGGACGCCGTCGAGCGCGGCGACTACGAGGACTACGGGGCCGGCCTCGACGACTGGGCCGACGACGTTCCCCTCGAACGGATCGGCGAGCCACGGGAACTGGGCGAGGCCGTCGCGTGGCTCTGCAGCGAGCGGGCGTCGTACCTCAACGGCGCGGCGGTGCCCGTCGACGGCGGGTCCACCCGGAGCGTCTGAACCTCGGTTTCGTGCGGTTAGTCGGT
This genomic interval carries:
- a CDS encoding TRAM domain-containing protein, with translation MPDCPLADDCPSFSERIEGMGCQHYGDRGGAEWCSHYNQPIRDLKQQPVKLGEEVVVDVEDIHESGAGVGRTEDGFIVMVDGVLPEARARVEITEVRSNHARAEELERLPMDDEDAEGESGAEDGGEAKSEREKALDRERLGSRENFWGN
- a CDS encoding Tfx family DNA-binding protein, producing MSLPDPDELLERAGFDEEGGVLTRRQAEVLAFRERGVSQADIADRLGTSRANVSSVESSARENVAKARETVAFAEALSAPVQVTVEAGTDLYDVPNMVYSACDEAGVKVNRTAPEVMRLVGDAAGDAVHGREVRREITVSVTNDGSVRVRE
- a CDS encoding FIST signal transduction protein, with product MTTSFGTGLRSGTDGRTVGEGAAADAMAAAGVDGQPGLAVVFCSSRYDYEAVLDGVRGATEGAPLLGCSSAGEFTEAGVESGSVGVAVLDGDTHRAFTGLGRGLRADETAAMEAAAREVPPRVEGYPHRSAVILHDGLSGNGEELSLAVPDVLGPDTSLAGGSAGDDLEMEATHVFRNETVAEDAVALGAVASKRPVQVGVAHGHETISPPLEVTAADGNVVHELDGEPAYEVWKDHVREEVAADGHDLDALEPGEEALSAALTNYAFGLETGNGLKVRWPGPTKTTDGPMEFTCSIPEGTVMRVTAGTNEAQKASARRAARAAMAGTDGDVAGALVFDCICRSTALGDGFDEAVAGMYDELGVPMLGFETYGELAMERGQLSGYHNTTSVVMVFPE
- a CDS encoding sensor histidine kinase, which encodes MSQERIGAGDGTVALEELIEAFSATVGYERAESVVTESADAAGVDDDRECAPGEAEAICAHAEAAYDDPIGAVARTLRNRIRLRHLGGEEADDVRTLFSRTTDAVVEVEFRDDDPVVRRTNPAFDDLFEVGPEAVGRSVTGLGVPPASDDRWAALVDRLRDGDDIDLELTEGDRDFRLRGVGLLRDGAVDRAYLAYTDISERKARERELRRQNEHLEAFASVVSHDLRNPLTVARGHLELAREEADVPYAEDIAAAHDRIERIIEEMLALARHGQTIAEPTPVAVHDTAREAWANVATGEADLEPAGVDRAVYSDRERLLHVFENLFRNSVEHAAGEETRSDADAGDDGGRSDRGEGLTVRVGVEDGVLYVADDGPGIPPDRRDEVFEAGTTDAEDGTGLGLFIVKQIAEAHGWSVELTDSAEGGARFEFEGVEVVE
- a CDS encoding SDR family oxidoreductase; translated protein: MDLGIEGNAALVTAGTAGLGLASAEALAREGCDVAVCGRDADRLARAEDRLAATGDGDVLAVSADITEHDEIEGFVGKTIQTFGRLDHVVTSAGGPPSGSFLDTDDEDWYHAYDLLVMSVVRTVRAAHPTITEDGGGTIVCITSRSVQEVIDELVLSNAVRRGVIGLMKTLSHEFAPAVRTNAVLPGAHETGRIEELVEDAVERGDYEDYGAGLDDWADDVPLERIGEPRELGEAVAWLCSERASYLNGAAVPVDGGSTRSV